In a single window of the Niabella ginsenosidivorans genome:
- a CDS encoding DUF2062 domain-containing protein, which yields MIPADISDRFSKLGVCVIIPTYNNASSIEQVVTDVLQYTQQVIVVNDGSTDATPGVLKRFPSITVIGYSPNKGKGFALRIAFKKAIELGYQYAITLDSDGQHFAKDLPLFLEKLEQEGPALIMGSRNMETADNVPGKSSFGHKFSNFWYQVETGIDCPDTQTGYRLYPLAPISKMRLFTRKYELEIEVIVRLAWAGVKVTWVPITVYYPPKEERVTHFRPFKDFSRISVLNTLLVLITFLYIKPRDFFRRFTKKNWKQQLKQLILNPNESAMTKANSIAFGGFMGIIPLWGFQLLIGIPLAHFMKLNKALFILAANISIPPMIPLIVFLSYKMGKPWMGSRAVDISFTKQLTLKHIGQNLEQYLYGSLTLAVLAALLFWLMTLLILKLAKKNKPLLANSNHE from the coding sequence ATGATACCCGCTGATATTTCAGACCGATTTTCAAAGCTGGGCGTATGTGTAATCATTCCCACCTATAACAATGCCTCCAGCATTGAACAGGTGGTTACGGATGTTTTGCAATATACACAGCAGGTTATTGTAGTCAATGACGGGTCTACTGACGCTACTCCCGGGGTTTTAAAAAGATTTCCCAGTATCACAGTAATCGGTTATAGTCCCAATAAGGGTAAAGGGTTTGCCTTGCGGATCGCTTTTAAAAAAGCTATTGAACTGGGGTATCAGTACGCCATCACCCTTGATTCGGACGGGCAGCATTTTGCCAAAGACCTGCCCCTGTTCCTGGAAAAACTGGAACAGGAAGGACCTGCGCTGATCATGGGCAGCCGGAATATGGAAACAGCCGATAATGTGCCGGGCAAGAGCAGCTTCGGGCACAAATTTTCCAATTTCTGGTACCAGGTAGAAACAGGCATTGACTGCCCGGATACCCAAACCGGCTACCGGCTGTACCCGTTGGCGCCCATCAGCAAAATGCGGTTATTTACCCGCAAATATGAACTGGAAATTGAGGTGATTGTCCGTCTGGCCTGGGCAGGTGTTAAGGTCACCTGGGTTCCGATTACCGTGTATTACCCTCCAAAGGAAGAACGGGTCACTCATTTCCGGCCCTTCAAAGACTTCAGCCGTATCAGCGTATTAAACACATTGCTGGTGCTGATCACCTTTTTATACATAAAGCCCCGCGATTTTTTCCGGCGCTTTACAAAAAAAAACTGGAAGCAGCAGCTAAAACAGCTCATACTCAATCCGAATGAATCGGCAATGACCAAAGCCAATTCTATAGCTTTTGGCGGGTTTATGGGAATTATTCCCCTGTGGGGGTTCCAGTTACTGATCGGCATTCCATTGGCGCATTTCATGAAACTGAACAAAGCATTGTTTATTTTAGCGGCTAATATCAGCATTCCGCCCATGATACCACTCATTGTTTTTTTGAGCTATAAAATGGGGAAACCCTGGATGGGGAGCCGAGCTGTGGACATCTCTTTTACAAAGCAGCTCACATTAAAACATATCGGTCAGAACCTGGAACAATATCTTTACGGCAGCCTGACCCTGGCGGTTCTTGCAGCCCTCCTTTTCTGGCTGATGACCCTTTTAATTTTAAAACTGGCAAAAAAAAACAAACCTCTCCTTGCCAACTCTAACCACGAATAA
- a CDS encoding ATP-binding protein, translating to MYQRYIYENLLAHLGKKQVTVITGMRRVGKSTAVKYVLAKAKNPNSLYLDCERIEIRTLLSKPDYEEIKEDLELRGIDMSKPCILAFDEIQLVENLPSFIKYLYDTYGVKFIVTGSSSYYMKNHFSESLAGRKKIFEMYPLSFKEFLIFKEVWTKTFERYKWQPYKEAWYNKAKDWYKEYITFGGFPEVVLEKDTTAKKDLLLDIINSYIEMDVKILSDYSVGEDLYKLVKLLAARSGNKVDYSKLSSISGINRQKTASYIQLLEQTYLVYQLSPFTKNIDREISQQKKLYFSDTGILNALAENQLSGGQVFENAIAAQLKPSGTLQYYQKKSGQEIDFIYNGDTAVEVKETPSVQDLSILFQRAGSIDLKKNMVIGKSPAAGGFVDFTWGGVIW from the coding sequence ATGTATCAGCGTTATATATATGAGAATCTGCTGGCCCACCTCGGCAAAAAACAGGTGACTGTTATAACCGGTATGCGCAGAGTAGGGAAAAGCACGGCTGTGAAATATGTACTGGCAAAGGCAAAGAATCCGAATAGCTTGTATCTGGATTGCGAACGTATTGAGATTCGTACACTTTTGAGCAAGCCGGATTATGAAGAAATAAAAGAAGATTTAGAATTACGTGGCATTGATATGAGCAAGCCCTGCATATTGGCGTTTGACGAGATTCAGCTGGTTGAAAACCTGCCAAGTTTTATTAAGTATTTGTATGATACTTATGGGGTAAAGTTTATAGTAACAGGCTCCAGTTCCTACTATATGAAAAATCATTTTTCGGAAAGCCTTGCAGGCCGGAAAAAAATTTTTGAAATGTACCCTTTGAGCTTTAAAGAGTTTTTGATTTTTAAAGAAGTATGGACAAAAACCTTTGAGCGCTATAAATGGCAGCCGTACAAAGAAGCCTGGTATAATAAAGCCAAAGACTGGTATAAAGAGTATATAACATTTGGAGGATTTCCTGAAGTAGTGCTGGAAAAAGATACAACAGCTAAAAAGGATCTGCTGCTGGATATTATAAACTCCTATATTGAAATGGATGTAAAAATCCTTTCGGATTATTCTGTCGGTGAAGATCTGTACAAGCTGGTAAAACTGCTGGCAGCCAGAAGCGGCAATAAGGTAGATTATAGCAAGCTGAGCAGTATAAGCGGCATTAACCGGCAAAAGACGGCCTCTTATATACAACTGCTGGAGCAGACGTATCTTGTTTATCAATTGTCACCCTTTACCAAGAATATCGACAGGGAAATATCCCAGCAAAAAAAGCTGTATTTCAGCGATACAGGTATCTTAAATGCTTTGGCAGAAAACCAGCTATCCGGCGGACAGGTATTTGAAAATGCAATTGCCGCCCAACTGAAGCCTTCAGGTACTTTACAGTATTATCAAAAAAAGAGCGGGCAGGAGATTGATTTTATTTATAACGGGGATACCGCTGTTGAAGTAAAGGAAACGCCGTCTGTTCAGGACTTAAGCATACTTTTTCAACGTGCAGGCTCGATAGACCTTAAGAAAAATATGGTAATAGGCAAAAGCCCTGCCGCCGGTGGGTTTGTCGATTTTACCTGGGGCGGTGTAATCTGGTAA
- a CDS encoding glycoside hydrolase family 3 N-terminal domain-containing protein, with product MKSKGLYALLLIAFFIPGFIHAQYKSSLPEDKWVDSVYKSLSKDQRIAQLIIVRAHSNLKADHVAKVAGDIQKYNIGALCFFQGGPVRQANLTNYYQSLAKTPLMITIDGEYGLGMRLDSVIKFPYQMTIGALSDTSLVYEMGLAVGRQHKRLGVHVNYAPDVDVNNNPNNPVIGFRSFGEDKYKVAAMGVAYMKGMQDAGIMACAKHFPGHGDVAVDSHLDLPVINKTVNQLADLELYPFKEMIRAGVQSIMVGHLFVPSIDPTPHHATSISKSAVDGLLRKQLGFNGLVFTDALEMKGVAKYFPGGTIAVESLIAGNDMLCLPESVPGTIKAVNDAIKKGRLNWNDIEAKVRRVLHAKYNLGLNHPEPVSTEHLTEDLNAETDALREKIAQKALTIVNMVNPDGFRNDFFNLPLKGKKVAYVAFTDGTQTTLAKRLRDDLNADVYYINYNDAIGKGGTVVKKVIDEKYDAVIIGFHNIGLRKGGSNFGISKNALQNWYSLNRQNAVTMVFGNPLSLGNFCTASSLVAAYEDDPVFQNVAADWLLSKFAATGKLPVTVCNWKFGTGMIQKDTQSGFMRPIDDARFAAIDSIAEDGIQKKAYPGCVILAAKDGKIVFHKAFGNFEYDSTHPMQLSSIFDLASVTKVSATTVSVMKLYEEGKIDLKKRLEDYLPWTRKTNKAKLTLEDIILHQAGMVPFIPFYKQTLNPDGTVRNDLYRTTATEGFTTQVARDLYIRNDYKDTIWREILESPVTPPGKEYVYSDNDFWFLGKIVEAITKMPLEEYVQKTFYQPMRMATTGFHPLERFPLDVIVPTEKETHFRNQLIQGTVHDEGSALGGGVAGHAGLFSDAYDLGKLYQMLLNGGELNGQRFLKWETIQYFTAYHSPISRRGYGFDKPEKDNATSHDPYPGKYASPQAYGHTGFTGTCVWVDPRYNILYIFLSNRVYPTRDNPWLSRLSIRGNILDAIYKAEVPNLAN from the coding sequence ATGAAAAGTAAAGGATTGTATGCGCTGCTGTTAATTGCTTTTTTTATCCCGGGCTTTATTCATGCCCAGTATAAAAGCAGCTTACCGGAAGATAAATGGGTAGACAGTGTTTATAAGAGCCTGAGCAAAGACCAGCGCATTGCGCAGCTGATCATTGTAAGGGCCCATTCCAATCTTAAGGCAGATCACGTTGCCAAAGTTGCGGGCGATATTCAAAAATATAATATCGGCGCTCTTTGTTTTTTCCAGGGAGGCCCTGTACGCCAGGCCAATCTTACCAATTATTACCAGTCTTTAGCCAAAACGCCTCTGATGATTACCATAGACGGCGAATACGGGTTGGGCATGCGGCTGGATAGTGTTATAAAATTTCCCTACCAGATGACCATTGGTGCGCTTTCAGATACCTCACTGGTATATGAAATGGGGCTGGCCGTGGGGCGGCAGCATAAGCGCCTGGGAGTACACGTTAACTATGCACCGGATGTGGACGTAAATAATAATCCCAACAACCCTGTGATCGGGTTCCGTTCTTTTGGAGAAGATAAATATAAGGTAGCTGCAATGGGCGTTGCCTATATGAAAGGTATGCAGGACGCCGGCATCATGGCATGTGCCAAGCATTTTCCCGGCCACGGGGATGTAGCGGTGGATTCCCATCTTGATCTTCCGGTCATTAATAAAACCGTGAACCAGCTTGCCGACCTGGAATTATATCCTTTTAAAGAAATGATCAGGGCCGGTGTTCAGAGCATTATGGTAGGACATCTTTTTGTACCTTCCATAGACCCTACACCACACCACGCCACTTCCATTTCAAAAAGTGCAGTAGACGGGCTGCTACGCAAACAGCTCGGCTTTAACGGGCTGGTATTTACAGATGCGCTGGAAATGAAAGGCGTGGCCAAATATTTTCCCGGCGGCACTATCGCGGTTGAATCCTTAATTGCAGGCAATGATATGCTTTGCCTGCCTGAAAGCGTTCCCGGTACTATTAAAGCCGTAAATGATGCCATAAAAAAGGGCCGGTTAAACTGGAACGATATTGAAGCCAAGGTAAGAAGGGTACTGCATGCAAAATACAACCTGGGCTTAAACCACCCCGAGCCGGTAAGCACTGAGCACCTTACTGAAGACCTGAATGCAGAAACCGATGCCCTCCGTGAAAAAATTGCACAGAAGGCATTAACCATTGTAAACATGGTAAACCCGGATGGATTCCGTAATGACTTTTTCAACCTGCCACTGAAAGGCAAAAAGGTTGCCTATGTGGCTTTTACAGACGGCACACAAACTACACTGGCCAAACGCTTACGGGACGATCTGAATGCAGACGTTTATTATATCAATTATAATGATGCCATTGGCAAAGGCGGCACTGTTGTAAAAAAAGTGATCGATGAAAAATACGATGCCGTTATTATCGGGTTTCATAACATAGGGCTCCGGAAGGGAGGCAGCAATTTTGGCATTTCAAAAAATGCGCTTCAGAACTGGTATAGCCTGAACCGGCAAAATGCGGTTACCATGGTATTTGGCAACCCGTTATCTTTAGGCAATTTCTGCACAGCCAGCTCTTTAGTGGCGGCCTATGAAGATGATCCTGTTTTTCAGAATGTGGCAGCCGACTGGTTATTATCAAAATTTGCGGCAACCGGGAAACTGCCGGTTACCGTTTGCAACTGGAAGTTTGGAACAGGAATGATCCAGAAAGACACGCAAAGTGGCTTTATGCGGCCGATAGATGACGCTCGTTTTGCAGCTATTGATTCTATTGCAGAAGACGGCATTCAAAAGAAGGCCTATCCGGGCTGTGTTATATTGGCCGCCAAAGATGGGAAGATCGTTTTTCACAAAGCCTTTGGCAATTTTGAATATGACTCCACCCATCCTATGCAGCTGAGCAGCATCTTTGACCTGGCTTCTGTTACAAAAGTTTCCGCAACAACGGTTTCTGTAATGAAATTGTATGAAGAAGGTAAGATCGATCTTAAAAAAAGACTGGAGGACTATCTTCCCTGGACAAGAAAAACCAATAAGGCAAAGCTTACTTTAGAAGACATTATACTGCACCAGGCAGGAATGGTGCCGTTTATTCCTTTCTACAAACAAACATTAAACCCTGATGGCACCGTAAGGAATGATCTGTACCGGACAACGGCCACTGAAGGGTTTACCACCCAGGTGGCAAGGGATCTTTATATCCGGAATGATTATAAGGATACGATCTGGAGAGAGATACTGGAAAGCCCTGTTACTCCGCCCGGTAAGGAATATGTTTACAGCGATAATGATTTCTGGTTCCTTGGCAAAATTGTAGAAGCTATTACAAAGATGCCTTTGGAAGAATATGTACAAAAGACTTTTTATCAGCCCATGCGCATGGCTACCACCGGCTTTCATCCATTGGAGCGGTTCCCGCTTGATGTAATCGTACCTACAGAAAAAGAAACACATTTCCGCAACCAGTTGATACAGGGCACCGTGCATGATGAAGGCTCCGCCCTGGGAGGAGGCGTTGCCGGGCATGCCGGACTGTTTTCTGACGCCTATGATCTGGGAAAGCTTTACCAGATGCTTTTAAACGGTGGGGAGCTGAACGGCCAGCGTTTTTTAAAATGGGAAACCATACAATATTTCACTGCTTATCACAGCCCTATCAGCCGCAGGGGGTATGGCTTTGATAAACCGGAAAAGGATAACGCCACCAGCCACGATCCCTATCCCGGTAAATATGCCTCACCTCAGGCCTATGGCCATACCGGCTTTACAGGCACCTGTGTATGGGTAGATCCCAGATACAATATCCTGTACATCTTTCTTTCCAACCGTGTTTACCCTACCCGTGATAATCCCTGGCTGAGCCGGCTGAGCATTCGCGGTAATATACTGGATGCCATTTACAAGGCCGAGGTGCCCAACCTGGCAAACTAA
- a CDS encoding response regulator transcription factor gives MNGDKTATILLVEDEENLHEALKLNLELEGYTVTSAFDGVQALEAIKNEYFDLVILDIMLPEMDGIAVAETIRLTNTEIPILMLSAKNTSNDKVLGLKKGADDYLTKPFNLEELLLRIQKLINKNQRLQEKSTVGNSYTFGDNIIDFKAQEAVTKYAGKIQLSKKEAMLLKLLIENKNEVVPREKILQSVWGYNVYPTTRTIDNFILNFRKYFEKDSRNPEFFHSVRGVGYKYTE, from the coding sequence ATGAACGGAGACAAAACGGCTACTATTTTGTTGGTAGAAGATGAAGAAAACCTTCATGAAGCACTAAAACTAAATCTTGAACTGGAAGGATACACAGTTACATCGGCTTTTGATGGCGTTCAGGCATTGGAGGCCATTAAAAATGAGTATTTTGATCTGGTAATCCTGGATATCATGCTCCCGGAAATGGATGGTATTGCCGTTGCAGAAACCATTCGCCTAACCAATACAGAAATACCCATCCTGATGCTTAGCGCAAAAAATACCAGCAACGATAAAGTGCTGGGGTTAAAAAAAGGCGCCGACGATTATCTCACCAAACCCTTCAACCTGGAAGAGCTGTTGTTAAGGATCCAGAAGCTCATCAATAAAAACCAGCGCCTGCAGGAAAAAAGCACTGTTGGTAATTCCTATACGTTTGGCGATAATATCATCGACTTCAAAGCCCAGGAAGCGGTGACCAAATACGCCGGAAAGATCCAGTTGAGCAAAAAAGAAGCGATGTTACTGAAACTGCTGATTGAAAACAAAAATGAAGTGGTACCGCGTGAAAAGATCCTGCAATCCGTTTGGGGATATAACGTTTATCCAACCACACGCACCATTGATAATTTTATTTTAAACTTCCGGAAGTATTTTGAAAAGGACAGCCGTAACCCGGAATTCTTTCATTCTGTAAGAGGCGTTGGTTATAAATATACAGAGTGA
- a CDS encoding sensor histidine kinase, with translation MKKQPVNNMEQKLKRSSGKTRIIFYLLVVYILAALVWLFILLELQNRELHKARIEHLNTAVKDVHTAEYKARLAKIEAAYRRNHFKYAGEGTVFLGLILWGALFVYRYITQQSKLQQQQQNFTMAVTHELKTPIAVARLNLETLLKRNLDEEKRRKLILMTLEETARLNFLTNNILISSQLEGHNHKINKEDLDLSDLLTDRVEEFEKRFPDRAFQKQIEEDADINGDPLLLQILVNNLIENAIKYSPKEGPIRVTLTKQSQSVIVSVTDEGPGIPEEEKRKIFTKFYRIGNEATRKKQGTGLGLYLCDKIAKDHNADISVTNHEPNGSTFAVKFHISS, from the coding sequence TTGAAAAAGCAACCGGTCAATAATATGGAGCAGAAATTAAAAAGGAGTTCCGGAAAAACAAGAATCATTTTTTACCTGCTGGTCGTTTATATACTGGCCGCACTGGTATGGCTGTTCATTTTGCTGGAACTGCAAAACCGGGAATTACATAAGGCCAGGATCGAACACCTGAATACCGCTGTAAAAGACGTACACACTGCCGAGTACAAAGCACGCCTGGCAAAAATTGAAGCGGCCTACCGGCGCAATCATTTCAAATACGCCGGAGAAGGAACCGTTTTTTTAGGCCTGATATTGTGGGGCGCACTATTTGTATACCGATATATTACCCAGCAATCCAAACTCCAGCAGCAGCAGCAAAATTTTACAATGGCCGTAACACATGAGTTGAAAACGCCTATTGCTGTTGCCCGGCTGAACCTGGAAACGCTTTTAAAACGCAACCTCGATGAAGAAAAACGCCGGAAGCTGATCCTGATGACGCTGGAAGAAACAGCCCGGCTCAACTTCCTGACCAACAACATCCTGATCTCTTCACAGTTGGAAGGCCACAACCATAAGATCAATAAAGAAGATCTGGACCTTTCTGATCTGCTGACCGACCGGGTGGAAGAATTTGAAAAACGCTTTCCTGACCGGGCTTTTCAAAAGCAAATAGAAGAAGATGCAGACATTAACGGCGATCCGCTGTTATTACAGATATTGGTCAATAATCTTATTGAGAACGCCATTAAGTACAGCCCCAAAGAAGGCCCGATCAGGGTAACTTTAACCAAACAGTCCCAATCCGTTATTGTTTCAGTGACTGATGAAGGCCCCGGCATACCGGAAGAAGAGAAACGTAAAATCTTTACGAAATTTTACCGCATCGGCAATGAAGCTACCCGTAAAAAGCAGGGCACCGGGCTGGGACTGTATTTATGTGATAAAATTGCCAAAGATCATAATGCAGACATTTCAGTGACAAATCATGAGCCTAACGGGAGTACTTTTGCGGTTAAATTTCATATTAGTAGTTAG
- a CDS encoding gliding motility lipoprotein GldH: protein MNRLILFISLMLICWLASCKQVDVNQRVADIPDHKWGKRLSAIIDLDVKDTADYGLYFIFRHTEQYPYNNIIAKITVKDTANHTIAAFTVNASLVSASGKWDGRGIDDLYDHFIKLNRTIPLKKNRYRFVISQLMKDDPLPFVLNAGIGIEKATGQ from the coding sequence ATGAACAGGCTGATTCTTTTTATTTCTCTTATGCTTATCTGCTGGCTGGCTTCCTGCAAACAGGTAGATGTGAACCAGCGGGTGGCAGATATACCTGATCATAAATGGGGAAAGCGGCTTTCAGCAATTATTGACCTGGATGTTAAAGACACGGCGGATTACGGGCTTTATTTTATCTTCCGCCATACAGAGCAATATCCTTATAACAACATAATAGCAAAAATAACCGTAAAAGATACCGCCAACCATACCATTGCTGCTTTTACAGTAAATGCGTCGCTGGTATCCGCCTCCGGTAAATGGGATGGCCGCGGCATTGATGACCTGTATGATCATTTTATAAAACTGAACAGAACAATTCCTCTAAAAAAGAACCGGTACCGGTTTGTGATCAGCCAGCTCATGAAGGACGACCCGCTCCCCTTTGTTTTAAATGCAGGAATTGGTATTGAAAAAGCAACCGGTCAATAA
- a CDS encoding YicC/YloC family endoribonuclease, with translation MFKSMTGFGRAEKTIGKKTFLVDIKSLNGKQFDLSLRLPAILKPLEFDIRKTLANGLSRGSVECSINLKETGDSKPVMINTDLAKTYYQSLATLSAELGIDSSNILSALIKLPEVITPSSETLSEEDAAAFNELLKEAIEDLNGHRVNEGRILEEEIRSRVHNIALLQEEVEKLDPARKEMIRDGIVKLLEEKVGKDNFDPNRLEQELIYYIEKIDITEEMVRLKNHCSYFMQIMDDDSDIKGKKLSFVLQEIGREINTTGSKAYNSDIQKLVVMMKDELEKAKEQILNVL, from the coding sequence ATGTTTAAATCAATGACAGGCTTTGGCCGTGCAGAAAAAACGATTGGCAAAAAAACCTTCCTGGTAGATATAAAATCCCTGAACGGAAAACAATTTGACCTGTCATTGAGATTGCCGGCCATCTTAAAACCACTAGAGTTTGATATAAGGAAAACCCTGGCCAATGGCTTAAGCCGCGGCAGCGTGGAGTGCAGTATCAATTTAAAAGAAACCGGCGATTCCAAACCTGTAATGATCAATACTGATCTTGCAAAAACTTATTACCAGTCCCTGGCCACACTGTCTGCAGAACTTGGAATTGACAGCTCCAACATCCTCAGCGCGTTGATCAAATTACCTGAAGTGATAACGCCCAGCAGCGAAACCCTTTCTGAAGAAGACGCCGCTGCCTTTAACGAATTATTAAAGGAAGCTATTGAAGACCTGAACGGGCACCGGGTTAACGAAGGCCGTATACTTGAGGAAGAGATCAGGAGCCGGGTGCACAATATAGCCCTGTTGCAGGAAGAGGTAGAAAAGCTGGATCCCGCACGCAAAGAAATGATCCGCGATGGTATCGTTAAGCTGCTGGAGGAAAAAGTGGGTAAGGATAATTTTGATCCTAACCGCCTGGAACAGGAGCTCATCTACTATATCGAGAAAATTGATATTACCGAAGAAATGGTACGGTTAAAGAACCACTGCTCCTATTTTATGCAGATCATGGATGATGACTCAGACATCAAGGGAAAAAAGCTTTCCTTTGTGCTCCAGGAAATAGGAAGGGAAATTAACACCACCGGCTCTAAAGCCTATAATTCCGATATCCAAAAGCTGGTGGTAATGATGAAAGATGAGCTGGAAAAGGCTAAAGAACAAATACTGAATGTTCTTTAA
- a CDS encoding UDP-3-O-(3-hydroxymyristoyl)glucosamine N-acyltransferase, whose protein sequence is MQFKNPVPLTEIAGLIDARIVGEKSASAAGINEIHQVAKGDLVFVDHPKYYDAAIQSAASYIIINAEKEVPQGKALLIVEEPFEAYLKIVETYYPFRPSMEMLSECAKVGAGSVIMPNVYLGNRVVIGKNCVIYPNVTIMDDCIIGDDVVIQSGTVIGSNAFYYNKKTNRPLYYKRMTSCGTVEIEDGVEIGAGCTIDRGVTGVTRIGAGTKIDNQVHIGHDTLVGKNCLFASQVGIAGATVIEDEVILWGQVGVSKTLTIGRGTVVLAKSGVPSSLKADQVYFGIPSINAQEKRRELVWIKRIPELWEKVNALLVKEK, encoded by the coding sequence ATGCAGTTCAAAAATCCTGTTCCGCTTACTGAAATAGCCGGTTTAATTGATGCAAGAATTGTTGGTGAAAAGAGCGCATCGGCAGCCGGGATCAACGAAATACATCAGGTGGCCAAAGGGGATCTTGTTTTTGTGGATCATCCTAAATACTATGATGCGGCCATTCAATCAGCGGCAAGTTATATCATCATCAATGCGGAGAAAGAAGTGCCGCAGGGAAAGGCATTGCTGATTGTTGAAGAGCCGTTTGAAGCCTATTTAAAAATAGTAGAAACCTATTACCCGTTTCGGCCTTCCATGGAAATGCTTTCCGAATGCGCAAAAGTGGGAGCCGGTTCTGTAATTATGCCAAATGTTTATTTAGGAAACAGAGTGGTTATTGGTAAGAACTGCGTTATTTATCCCAACGTTACGATAATGGATGACTGCATCATTGGTGATGATGTGGTGATACAAAGCGGCACCGTTATTGGCAGCAATGCATTTTATTATAATAAAAAAACCAACAGGCCGCTTTATTATAAAAGAATGACCAGTTGCGGCACTGTTGAAATAGAAGATGGAGTAGAAATAGGAGCAGGCTGTACTATAGACCGTGGTGTAACCGGGGTTACCCGTATCGGGGCCGGTACAAAAATTGATAACCAGGTGCATATCGGCCATGATACTCTGGTAGGAAAGAACTGTCTTTTTGCCTCCCAGGTAGGTATTGCGGGCGCTACTGTTATTGAAGATGAAGTGATCCTTTGGGGCCAGGTGGGCGTAAGCAAAACTCTTACCATTGGCAGGGGCACAGTAGTGCTTGCAAAGAGCGGTGTACCCTCCTCACTGAAAGCAGACCAGGTTTACTTTGGTATCCCATCTATAAATGCCCAGGAAAAAAGAAGGGAACTGGTATGGATCAAGCGCATACCGGAGCTTTGGGAAAAAGTAAATGCATTGTTAGTCAAAGAGAAATAA